Sequence from the Kineosporia succinea genome:
CAATTACCCCACCGCCGGCACGAGACCCGCTGCGAGGCACTGTGATGAAGGACTGTCATGCCTTCGGAAAGAAGCTCTTCCAAGCCTCAGACCCAAGTTCACGGCCCACCAGACTGTTTCCAGCCTCGTGGTCCGCTCCCTCAGGACCCAACAGTGCATCCCCATCTCCGCCCCGGAGATGAGAGCCAACCGATGTTCCACCCTTGAGCAGCCACCCCGCAACTAGCGGTCACCGGAATGGATGACCGTCATCGCGCAGGCAATGGCATACCTCTGAACCATCAACCAGCCTGAGCCGGTGAGGTTTTCGAGTGCTCCTTAGAAAGGAGGTGATCCAGCCGCACCTTCCGGTACGGCTACCTTGTTACGACTTCGTCCTAATCGCCAGTCCCACCTTCGACGACTCCCTCCCTTACGGGTTAGGCCATCGGCTTCGGGTGTTACCGACTTTCATGACGTGACGGGCGGTGTGTACAAGGCCCGGGAACGTATTCACCGCAGCGTTGCTGATCTGCGATTACTAGCGACTCCGACTTCACGGGGTCGAGTTGCAGACCCCGATCCGAACTGAGACCAGCTTTTTGGGATTCGCTCCACCTCACGGTCTCGCAGCCCTTTGTACTGGCCATTGTAGCATGCGTGAAGCCCAAGACATAAGGGGCATGATGATTTGACGTCATCCCCACCTTCCTCCGAGTTGACCCCGGCAGTCTCCCATGAGTCCCCACCATAACGTGCTGGCAACATGGAACGAGGGTTGCGCTCGTTGCGGGACTTAACCCAACATCTCACGACACGAGCTGACGACAACCATGCACCACCTGTGAGGCGCCCTTGCGGACCCCGTATCTCTACGAGTTTTCACCCCATGTCAAGCCTTGGTAAGGTTCTTCGCGTTGCATCGAATTAATCCGCATGCTCCGCCGCTTGTGCGGGCCCCCGTCAATTCCTTTGAGTTTTAGCCTTGCGGCCGTACTCCCCAGGCGGGGCGCTTAATGCGTTAGCTGCGGCGCAGAACACGTGGAATGTGCCCCACACCTAGCGCCCAACGTTTACGGCATGGACTACCAGGGTATCTAATCCTGTTCGCTCCCCATGCTTTCGCTCCTCAGCGTCAGTAGTGGCCCAGAGACCCGCCTTCGCCACCGGTGTTCCTCCTGATATCTGCGCATTTCACCGCTACACCAGGAATTCCAGTCTCCCCTACCACACTCTAGCCTGCCCGTACCCACTGCACGCCCAGAGTTAAGCCCTAGGTTTTCACAGCAGACGCGACAGACCGCCTACGAGCTCTTTACGCCCAATAATTCCGGACAACGCTTGCACCCTACGTATTACCGCGGCTGCTGGCACGTAGTTAGCCGGTGCTTCTTCTGCAGGTACCGTCACTTGCGCTTCTTCCCTGCTGAAAGAGGTTTACGACCCGAAGGCCTTCATCCCTCACGCGGCGTCGCTGCGTCAGGCTTTCGCCCATTGCGCAATATTCCCCACTGCTGCCTCCCGTAGGAGTCTGGGCCGTGTCTCAGTCCCAGTGTGGCCGGTCGCCCTCTCAGGCCGGCTACCCGTCGTCGCCTTGGTAGGCCATTACCCCACCAACAAGCTGATAGGCCGCGAGCTCATCCCTGACCGAAAAACTTTCCACACACAGACCATGCAGCCATGTGTCATATCCGGTATTAGCCACCGTTTCCCGTGGTTATCCCAGAGTCAGAGGCAGATTACTCACGTGTTACTCACCCGTTCGCCACTGATCCCCTCCGAAGAGGTTCACCGTTCGACTTGCATGTGTTAAGCACGCCGCCAGCGTTCGTCCTGAGCCAGGATCAAACTCTCCGTAAATAATCTTCTAGGAAGACTTTTAGCGAAGTGTTGCAAGAATCCTGACCGAAAGAACCAGACCCGAACCGAACACCTCGACGGGGGTCGAGATATCCGAAGCCTGATCCATCAGCCAAGAAGACCGTCCCAATCGGGACAATCATTTGGCATCGGTTGTTCAGATGCACTGTTGAGTTCTCAAGGAGCGGACGCTCACCATCAGACCCTCTTCCGAAGGCCTTTCGGGGCAACCTCTCTAACTTACCCGGCTGACCGAGCGGTGTAAACCTTACCAGAAGGTCTTCGCTGCTCCGTCCATCCGGACTCCCAGGCGAACCTCTGGAGGCTCAACCCGCATGGGTTGAACCTCGGCAAGAAGTTCGGGGAAGTTGACCCGGGACCGGCCACTTGCGTGTCCGTGCCTCCCGCGCTGCCAACACGTAGAACTTTACGGAGATGCCACCACCAGGTCAAATCGACGTGACATCCACACGCCGATGTGCCCCAAAGGGGCCACACCCCAAGGGATCAGCCCCGGCGCAGCACCGGGATCCCGAGGGAGACCCCACCACCGGAGGCCGCCGGAGCGACAGGACCACACGCGTCCACCTGCCGGCGCTCCCAGGCGTCACCCGCGGGACTGCGACGCACCGCGTACTCACTGCCCAGATCGTCGGCGACCAGGTGGTGCGGGGCCCCGTAGGAGATGCGCACCGTGGCGAAGTCACCGGGACGGGGCGAATCGGCACCGTCGGGCACGGTGAAGTGCACCAGCCGGTTGTCGGGAGCCCGGCCGGACAGACGGGTCGTCGCGCCGTCTTTACGCCCCTGGCTCTCGGTGACGAGAAGCTCGACCACGCGTCCTTCGAGCTTCTGGTTCTCGCGCCAGGAGATCTCTTCCTGCAGCTTCAGGAGCCGTTCGTAGCGCTCCTGCACGACCTTCTTCGGCAGCTGGTCGGGCAGGGTCGCCGCGGGAGTGCCCGGCCGCTGCGAGTACTGGAACGTGAAGGCCTGGGCGAACCGGGCCTGCGCGACCACGTCGAGCGTGCCCTGGAAGTCTTCTTCGGTCTCTCCGGGGAAGCCGACGATGATGTCCGTCGAGATCGCGGCGTGCGGGATCTGCTCGCGCACCTTCTCGAGGATCCCGAGGAACTTCTTCGAGCGGTACGAGCGGCGCATCTCCTTGAGCATGCGGTCGGACCCCGACTGCAGCGGCATGTGCAGCTGCGGCATCACCGTGGGGGTGGCCGCCATCGCCTCGATCACGTCGTCGGTGAACGCGGCCGGGTGCGGGCTGGTGAAGCGCACCCGCTCGAGACCCGGGATCGAGCCGACGGCGCGCAGCAGCGCCGCGAACGCGCCCCGGTCGCCGAACTCCACGCCGTAGGTGTTCACGTTCTGCCCGAGCAGGGTCACCTCGACCACGCCCTCGGCGACGAGCGCCTCGACCTCGGCGAGGATCTCGCCGGGCCGGCGGTCGCGCTCCTTGCCGCGCAGCGAGGGCACGATGCAGAACGTGCAGGTGTTGTTGCACCCGACGCTGATCGAGACCCAGGCCGCGGCGGCCGAGTCGCGCCGCGTGGGCAACGTCGAGGGGAAGACCTCGAGCGACTCCAGGATCTCGACCTGCGCCTCGGCGTTGTGCCGGGCGCGCTCGAGCAGCACCGGCAGCGACCCGATGTTGTGCGTGCCGAAGACGACGTCGACCCAGGGGGCCTTCTTGACGATCGTGTCGCGGTCTTTCTGGGCCAGGCAGCCCCCGACCGCGATCTGCATCCCGGGCTTGCCTGCCTTCACCGGGGCCAGCTGGCCGAGGTTGCCGTAGAGCTTGTTGTCGGCGTTCTCACGGACCGCGCAGGTGTTGAAGACGACCAGGTCGGCGCCCTCTCCCCCCGGGTCGGCGGGCACGTAGCCGGCCGCGTCGAGCATGCCGGAGAGGCGCTCGGAGTCGTGGACGTTCATCTGGCAGCCGAAGGTGCGCACCTCGTAGGTGCGGGCATCGGCCCCGGCGGAGGGCGCTGATTCGATCGTCGTCATGGCAGGTCAATGCTACGACGCCGGATTGTCGTGTGAGTTCAGCTACCGGGAGCGCCGGTAACGTCCCACGACGTCACGCAGCGGGGGCACGTGGACACCGTGGGAAGCCATGAGCACCCGCAGCCTCCGCCGGTTGTGCAGCACCCCGATCACGCCGACCAGCCAGATCAGGTACCAGCCGCAGAACGCGTTGCGGAAGGCGTGCAGGTCGTAGGTGTCCGGCGTCCCCGCCCCCTGCAGGTCGAGCAGCACCCCCAGCATCAGCACCCCGAGGAGCGAGGCGAAGAACCCGGCGCTGTTGGCCAGCCCGGTGGCACTGCTGATCAGGTGCGGCGGGTTCGAGGTGCGGGCGAAGTCGAGGCCGACCAGCGATCCCGGGCCGCCCGCGCCCAGGCACATCACGAACAGCACCAGTTGCCACAGCGGTGCCTCGTCCGGCCTCACCACCAGCGAGAGCAGGGCCAGGGCCTGGATCGCGACCACCGCCAGCACCACCCACGAGCGGCGCAGCGGGTGGCGTCCGGCGAAACGCCCGATCAGCAGCCCGAAGGCGCCGTTGGCGATGACGTAGAGGGTGAGCAGCCCCTGGGCGCGGCCGTTGCTGAGCCCCTCCCCCGCCGTCAGGTAGGGGAATCCCCAGAGCAACGCGAACACGTTGCCCCCGGCCGGGGTCACGAAGTGCGTCCAGAAGCCCAGGCGGGTGCCCGGGTTGGCCCAGATCTCGAGAACCTGCTTGCGGACGCCCGGGGCGGCCGGGAGGTCGGGTGCCGGTCGGTCGGTGGGCTGGTTGCGAACCGTCACGGCCACCGCGACGGCCACCAGCAGCAGGCAGGCCGAGAGGGTGAGGAACGCCGGGGTCCAGCCGCGCGCGTGCACCAGTGCCAGGAACGGCACCACGCTGATGATCTGCCCGGCCTGAGCCACCACGCCCGTCACCTGGGTCAGCAACGGCGCGCTGCGCGCCGGGAACCAGGCGATGATCAGCCGCACCACCGACACGAAGATGGTCGCGTCGCCCGCACCGACCAGGATCCGCGCGGCGAACGCGCCCGGCACGCTCCCGGTGACCGCGAGAAGTGCCTGCCCACAGGCCATCACGAGCAGGCCCACGGTGAGCACCCGACGGGGCCCGGCGCGGTCGAGGATGAGCCCGACCGGCAGCTGCATCGCCCCGTACACGCCCAGCTGGAGCACGGCGAAGGTGGAGAGGGTGGCCGCCGCGATGCCGAAACGGTCGGAGGTCTCGACCGCGACCGCGGACAGCGACGAGCGGCTGGCGATGGCGAGGACGTAGCCCAGCAGGCCGATCGACCAGACCAGCCAGGCCCGGGTGGTGCTCACGGAAGGCACTTCTTTCTGCGCGGGAAACCAGTGGCCGTCACCCCCGTCGTCCCCCGTGCACGCGCCGGTGACGATCAAGACGTCGCCGGCCCGTACCCAAGAGTTGTATCGCACCCGTCCGGCGCACGGCCGTCACGGGATGTGTTTCGGGTGTATTGCCGGTTGGGTCCCCGCCCCTCGGATCAGGCATGGTGGGGCGATGCGGCAGGTACGGGCTCTCGTGGTGGCGATGCTCCTCGTGCTGCCCCTGGCCTGCTCCGTGTCAGCCTCGGGCGATCAGCGGGCGCTGTCCGACGAGGAGCCGATCAGCGACCGCATCGTGATCACCACCGGCACCACCGCCGGCGTCTACTACGCCTGGGGTCTCGCCCTGCGCGACCAGCTCCGCGAGGCGCACCCGTCGCTCGACGTCGAGGTGGTGCCCTCCAGCGGCAGCATCGAGAACCTGCAACGACTCTCCGACGGCACGGCCGACCTGGCGGTGAGCGCGGGCGACGCCGCCGAGCGCACGGCCTCCGAGAACGAGACCGAGAGCGGTTCGGTGCCGCTGCGGGCGGTCGCGCGGATCTACGACGACTACTACCACCTGATCGTGCCGCGCGGGTCGACGCTGCGGTCGGTCGACGACCTGGCCGGTCACCGGGTCGCGATCGGTGACCCCGGGTCGGGAACGGCCCTGATCGCACGGCGTCTGCTCGGCCTGGCCGAGGTCGGGGTGAAGGAGAAGGAGCTCGGCATCGTCGACGGGCTCCAGGCGCTGGAGAAGGGCGAGGTCGACGCGGTGTTCTGGTCGGGCGGCGTGCCCACGACCGCGGTCGAGGACGCCAGCGAGCGCATGCCCCTGCGCCTGCTGGGGCTGGGCGACCTGGCCCGGCGGATGCGCGCGGAGTTCGGCGCGGTCTACCGGCCGGCGGCGATCCCGCCCGGGCGCTACGGGATCGGTGAGCAGGTCGACACCCTGGCGCTGGCCAATCTGCTGGTGGTGCGGGCCGACGCGGACGACGAGCTGGTGACGGCCGTGACCTCGACGATCTTCGACCACCGGGCGGCGATCGCCGAGCGGGTCCCGGCGGCGAACCAGACCGACCGGCGCTCGGCCATCTTCACCGGTGGCCTGCCGCTGCACCCGGCGGCGGAGGCGTACTACCGCAAGGCCAAGCTGTGAACGGCGGAACCAGCGCCAGGGTCGGTCCCGCGGATCAGGGCCCTAGCGAGGGCCGGGCACCGGTGGCACCCACAGCCGGACGCTGAGGCCACTCTCCTCCCCCGCGGTCACGTCGAGGGTGCCGTCGTGGCGTCCCATCAGGGTTTTCGCGATCGACATGCCCAGGCCGGTGCCCTCGGTCTCGGACGCCTCCGAGGCCTCGGAACGCCAGAACCGGTCGCCCACCCGGGGCAGCTCCTCCGCGGGCACCCCGGGGCCGTCGTCACTCACGATCACCTCGACCCCCGTGTCCGGGGCGGGTGGGGTGCTCACCAGGGCCAGAACGGGGGACGAACTGGGCCCGGCGAGCGGCACCGGCGGCGGTTGCGGGGTGGTCACCGACGACGGACGCACGAGCACGGTCACGGTGCCGCCCTCCGGTGAGTACTTGAGGGCGTTGTCGAGGACGGCGTCGAGCGCCCCGGCCAGCGCGCCGGCGTCGTGCTGGGCCCGGGCGTGCGCGGCGCCGCGCCGCACCAGGTGGATGTCCCGACGGTCGGCGACGACCATCCAGAAGGCGAGCCGCTCGTCCACCACCTCGGCGACGTCGAGCGGGGCGGCCGGGGCACCGCCGTTCTCGACCCGGGCCAGCGCGAGCATCCGGTCGAGGGTGCCGGCCAGGTGCTTGCCGTCGGCGAGCGCGCGTTCCATCGCCTCGCTCTGCCGGGCCGGTGAGGCGCCGGGCAGGTCGGCGGCGAGATTGAGGGCCTCGAGCCGCATGAGCAGGGCGGCCAGCGGGTTGCGGAGCTGGTGGCTGGCGTCGGCGACGAACGCGCGCTGGGCCTCGACGGCGTCCTGGACGTGCACGGCCATCTCGTTGAACGAGGTCTCGAGGCGGCGCAGTTCGGGTGGGCCGGAGCCGGTGGGGACGCGGGCGGACAGGTCGCCGGCGGAGATCTGGTGGGCCGCCTCGTCGAGCCGCCCGACCGGTTTGAGCAGCCAGCGGGCCAGCCGGTCGGCGAGCGCGACGGCGCCGACCAGGGCGATGAGCTCGAGGGCGATGAGGATCGACCAGCGCTGCAGCACGCGCCCGGCGGCCGAGTCGACGGGTGACACGCTGACCACCGCGCCGACCACGTCACCGTCGCGCACCACCGGCTGGGCGGCGACGAGGGGCTCGGAGTCCCAGGGCTGGATCTGGTCCCAGACCTCGGTGAGGCGGCCGGACAGGGCGGTGTCGAGGGCGGCGTCCTGGGCCGGGGTGATCTGGGGAGCGGTGTTCTCGTGGCCGCTGAAGCGGGGCACGCGGGCGGCGTCGTAGACGGTGACGGAGACGTCGTAGAGATCTTCGTAGCGGCGCAGGTCGCGTTCGAGGGCGAGTTCCTCGACCGCGGCGTCGTCCGGGTCGAACTGCACCTTGCTGACGAACAGCGAGAGGTCGGCCATCCGGTCGGTGTGCAGGGTGCGGGCCTCGTCGGAGGCGATGCCGGACATCAGCGGCACCCCGAGCGAGGCGAGCACGACACCCATGAGCAGGAGGAGCAGGGCGGAGAGACGGGTTCTCAAGGGAATGCGCTCAGGTCCAGGTACTGCTCGCCGCACCGATCGCCAGCCGGTACCCGACGCCGCGCACCGTCTCGATCAGCCCGGGTGACCCGGTCTTGGAACGCACCGCGGCCACGTGCACCTCGAGGGTGCGGCCGAGTCCGTCCCAGGTGGACTGCCAGACCTCGCTGATGATCTGCTCGCGCCGGAACACCACGCCCGGATGGCGGGCGAGCAGGGCCAGCAGGTCGAACTCCTTGCGGGTCAGGGCGATCGCGGTGCCTCCCTTGACCACGGTGCGGCTGCTGACGTCGATGACGATCTCGTCGGGTGACAACCCGGGCGGCTCCTCGGTGACCGGTGCGTCACCGGTTCCCAGAGGCGTCCGCAGTTCGGGGTCGTCGGCGGGATCCGTGGCGCCCGGGCCGGACGGGACCGAGTCCCGTTTGTGCCGCCGGGAGATGGCGTGCAGGCGGGCGAGCAGCTCGCGCACGTCGTAGGGCTTGACCAGGTAGTCGTCGGCGCCGAGGTTGAGGCCGTGCACCCGGGCCGTGAGGTCGGAGCGGGCCGTGGCCATCAGGATCGGCACGTCGTGCGTGCGGCGGATGCGGCTGCAGACCTCGAAGCCGTCACGGTCGGGCAGGCCCAGGTCGAGCACGACCGCCTCGGTGCGGGCGTTCAGCCGGGACAGCGCCATGCGGGCCGTGGTGACGTGCTCGACCTCCATGCCGTGCACACGCAGCACGTCGGACAACGCGGCTCCGAGCCGCGCGTCGTCTTCCACCAGCAGCACACGCATCCCCCTACCATCCATCAGCGGGGTGTTTCGGGGAAGTCACGTAACCAGACGGTGACCTCAGAGGATCCTCAATTGACCTTCTCCCTGGGGGAAGGTGTTCCCTACCTTCCAGACACACGATGCCGGAGGAGGAATCAGCCATGACGGCGGAAAACGTTGCACCGGGCGATGATTCATTGACACCAAAGAGTGTCAGCGAATCTTCCGACTCGGCCGCGCTGGTCAGCCTGACCGGCGTCAACAAGCATTTCGGGTCGCTTCACGTGCTGCGCGACATCAACCTCACGGTGAAGACCGGCGAGGTCGTGGTGGTGATCGGCCCCTCCGGTTCCGGCAAGTCCACCCTCTGCCGCACGATTAACCGGCTCGAAACAATCGACGCCGGAACGATTGAGCTCGACGGCAAGCCGCTGCCCGACGAGGGCAAGGCGCTGGCGAACCTGCGTTCCGAGGTCGGCATGGTGTTCCAGTCGTTCAACCTGTTCGCGCACAAGACCGTGCTCGAGAACGTCACCCTCGGCCCGATCAAGGTGCGCAAGGCCAAGCGGGCCGACGCCGAGCAGCAGGCACTCGCCCTGCTCGAGCGCGTGGGGGTGGCCACCCAGAAAGACAAGTACCCGGCCCAGCTCTCCGGCGGGCAGCAGCAGCGCGTGGCGATCGCCCGCGCGCTGGCGATGAAGCCGAAGGTGATGCTCTTCGACGAGCCCACCTCGGCGCTCGACCCGGAGATGATCAACGAGGTGCTCGACGTGATGACCTCGCTGGCCAAGGAGGGCATGACGATGGTGGTGGTGACGCACGAGATGGGCTTCGCCCGCCGCGCCGCCGACCGTGTGGTGTTCATGGCCGACGGCCAGATCGTCGAGCAGGCCCCGCCGAGCACCTTCTTCACCAACCCGAGCAGCGAGCGGGCCCGGGACTTCCTCTCCAAGATCCTTACGCACTGAGGCGTTTCCGCTCTGTCCAGCGAGAAGTCCAGCCCGTACTCCAGCGAAAGAGATTGGCGCACACGATGAAGACCAGCAGCATGCGCATCAGCAAGGCCGCCGCGGCCGCGGCCGTCGCCGTCCTGGCCCTCACCGCCTGCGGCGGGGGCAGCGACTCCGACGACACCGGCGCGGCGGCGGTGAACGACGACGCCACCTTCGAGGCCGGCACCACGATGGAGACCCTGCAGAAGGCCGGCAAGATCACCATCGGCACCAAGTTCGACCAGCCCGGCTTCGGCCTCAAGGGCCTGAGCGACGCCCCCGAGGGCTTCGACGTCGAGATCGCCAAGATCATCGCGGCCGGCCTGGGCATCGACGACGACGGCATCACCTGGGTCGAGACCCCGTCCGCCGTGCGCGAGACCAAGATCGAGGACGGCGAGGTCAGCCTGGTCGCCGCCACGTACACGATCAACGACGAGCGCAAGAAGCGCATCACGTTCGCCGGCCCGTACTACGAGGCCGGCCAGCAGATCATGGTGCGCAGCGACGACTCGGCGATCACCGGGCCGGACTCCTTCAAGGAGAACTCCGCGCTCAAGGTGTGCTCGGTGGCCGGTTCGACGCCCGCCGACAACATCGGTGAGTACCTCGCGAGCAAGAGCCAGCTGGTCACGTTCGACGTGTACAGCAAGTGCGCCGACGCCCTGCGCACCAAGCAGGTCGACGCCGTCACCACCGACAACGTCATTCTGCTGGGCCTGGTCGGCGACTCCGACGGCGCGTTCAAGGTGGTCGGCGACACCTTCACCAAGGAGCCCTACGGCATCGGCATCAAGAAGGGTGACGTCGCCTTCTGCAACTACATCGTCGACACCCTGAAGAAGGCCTCGGAAGACGGCTCGTACGAGAAGGCCTGGACCGAGACGGCCGGCAAGGTCGAGGGCGCCCAGACGCCGACCCTGCCCACCGCCGACGCCTGCGCCTGATGTCCTGACGGGTCCGGCACCGGCGCTCCCGCGGTGCCGGACCCGTGACCGTCCCGGAGCTGAAAGGAGTCACTGGTCGTGAGCGTCATCACGAACAACTTCGACCTGTTCTTCCAGGGATTCCTGAAAACCCTGGGTATCTGCA
This genomic interval carries:
- the miaB gene encoding tRNA (N6-isopentenyl adenosine(37)-C2)-methylthiotransferase MiaB, with the translated sequence MTTIESAPSAGADARTYEVRTFGCQMNVHDSERLSGMLDAAGYVPADPGGEGADLVVFNTCAVRENADNKLYGNLGQLAPVKAGKPGMQIAVGGCLAQKDRDTIVKKAPWVDVVFGTHNIGSLPVLLERARHNAEAQVEILESLEVFPSTLPTRRDSAAAAWVSISVGCNNTCTFCIVPSLRGKERDRRPGEILAEVEALVAEGVVEVTLLGQNVNTYGVEFGDRGAFAALLRAVGSIPGLERVRFTSPHPAAFTDDVIEAMAATPTVMPQLHMPLQSGSDRMLKEMRRSYRSKKFLGILEKVREQIPHAAISTDIIVGFPGETEEDFQGTLDVVAQARFAQAFTFQYSQRPGTPAATLPDQLPKKVVQERYERLLKLQEEISWRENQKLEGRVVELLVTESQGRKDGATTRLSGRAPDNRLVHFTVPDGADSPRPGDFATVRISYGAPHHLVADDLGSEYAVRRSPAGDAWERRQVDACGPVAPAASGGGVSLGIPVLRRG
- a CDS encoding MFS transporter; the protein is MSTTRAWLVWSIGLLGYVLAIASRSSLSAVAVETSDRFGIAAATLSTFAVLQLGVYGAMQLPVGLILDRAGPRRVLTVGLLVMACGQALLAVTGSVPGAFAARILVGAGDATIFVSVVRLIIAWFPARSAPLLTQVTGVVAQAGQIISVVPFLALVHARGWTPAFLTLSACLLLVAVAVAVTVRNQPTDRPAPDLPAAPGVRKQVLEIWANPGTRLGFWTHFVTPAGGNVFALLWGFPYLTAGEGLSNGRAQGLLTLYVIANGAFGLLIGRFAGRHPLRRSWVVLAVVAIQALALLSLVVRPDEAPLWQLVLFVMCLGAGGPGSLVGLDFARTSNPPHLISSATGLANSAGFFASLLGVLMLGVLLDLQGAGTPDTYDLHAFRNAFCGWYLIWLVGVIGVLHNRRRLRVLMASHGVHVPPLRDVVGRYRRSR
- a CDS encoding TAXI family TRAP transporter solute-binding subunit, translating into MRQVRALVVAMLLVLPLACSVSASGDQRALSDEEPISDRIVITTGTTAGVYYAWGLALRDQLREAHPSLDVEVVPSSGSIENLQRLSDGTADLAVSAGDAAERTASENETESGSVPLRAVARIYDDYYHLIVPRGSTLRSVDDLAGHRVAIGDPGSGTALIARRLLGLAEVGVKEKELGIVDGLQALEKGEVDAVFWSGGVPTTAVEDASERMPLRLLGLGDLARRMRAEFGAVYRPAAIPPGRYGIGEQVDTLALANLLVVRADADDELVTAVTSTIFDHRAAIAERVPAANQTDRRSAIFTGGLPLHPAAEAYYRKAKL
- a CDS encoding sensor histidine kinase; this encodes MRTRLSALLLLLMGVVLASLGVPLMSGIASDEARTLHTDRMADLSLFVSKVQFDPDDAAVEELALERDLRRYEDLYDVSVTVYDAARVPRFSGHENTAPQITPAQDAALDTALSGRLTEVWDQIQPWDSEPLVAAQPVVRDGDVVGAVVSVSPVDSAAGRVLQRWSILIALELIALVGAVALADRLARWLLKPVGRLDEAAHQISAGDLSARVPTGSGPPELRRLETSFNEMAVHVQDAVEAQRAFVADASHQLRNPLAALLMRLEALNLAADLPGASPARQSEAMERALADGKHLAGTLDRMLALARVENGGAPAAPLDVAEVVDERLAFWMVVADRRDIHLVRRGAAHARAQHDAGALAGALDAVLDNALKYSPEGGTVTVLVRPSSVTTPQPPPVPLAGPSSSPVLALVSTPPAPDTGVEVIVSDDGPGVPAEELPRVGDRFWRSEASEASETEGTGLGMSIAKTLMGRHDGTLDVTAGEESGLSVRLWVPPVPGPR
- a CDS encoding response regulator transcription factor; translated protein: MRVLLVEDDARLGAALSDVLRVHGMEVEHVTTARMALSRLNARTEAVVLDLGLPDRDGFEVCSRIRRTHDVPILMATARSDLTARVHGLNLGADDYLVKPYDVRELLARLHAISRRHKRDSVPSGPGATDPADDPELRTPLGTGDAPVTEEPPGLSPDEIVIDVSSRTVVKGGTAIALTRKEFDLLALLARHPGVVFRREQIISEVWQSTWDGLGRTLEVHVAAVRSKTGSPGLIETVRGVGYRLAIGAASSTWT
- a CDS encoding amino acid ABC transporter ATP-binding protein gives rise to the protein MVSLTGVNKHFGSLHVLRDINLTVKTGEVVVVIGPSGSGKSTLCRTINRLETIDAGTIELDGKPLPDEGKALANLRSEVGMVFQSFNLFAHKTVLENVTLGPIKVRKAKRADAEQQALALLERVGVATQKDKYPAQLSGGQQQRVAIARALAMKPKVMLFDEPTSALDPEMINEVLDVMTSLAKEGMTMVVVTHEMGFARRAADRVVFMADGQIVEQAPPSTFFTNPSSERARDFLSKILTH
- a CDS encoding glutamate ABC transporter substrate-binding protein, which encodes MRISKAAAAAAVAVLALTACGGGSDSDDTGAAAVNDDATFEAGTTMETLQKAGKITIGTKFDQPGFGLKGLSDAPEGFDVEIAKIIAAGLGIDDDGITWVETPSAVRETKIEDGEVSLVAATYTINDERKKRITFAGPYYEAGQQIMVRSDDSAITGPDSFKENSALKVCSVAGSTPADNIGEYLASKSQLVTFDVYSKCADALRTKQVDAVTTDNVILLGLVGDSDGAFKVVGDTFTKEPYGIGIKKGDVAFCNYIVDTLKKASEDGSYEKAWTETAGKVEGAQTPTLPTADACA